In Aricia agestis chromosome 21, ilAriAges1.1, whole genome shotgun sequence, the sequence tctgcccctactatgcaggtactaataaaaaagtgtcgaggtcaaatatcgctctgtctagcctcctttcgcaacgccgaacgcgccataaTGTTTTTTGGAAAGAGTAGAATTAGTATTCGTACGAATTACCcgttacattttaaaaagataatatttcttctaatttctaaaaatgTTCATCTTTTGTGGTTTGTTGGAACCTGTACGGTTCCAACAAACCTCACACGTATTCCTActtaacttttttctttttcgcaacaaaataacGGCCAATCATTCAACGTCGCGGAACTTTAGTTTCAGAAGACCGATCGACTCTGGAGTAGTCTGAAGGTAATGTAACTTAATGTAACTTAGAAATACATATCACGTAAAAAAAGTCTATCTACACTAACAATATATAGGCGATGGATTgtaagtttgtatgtttgttactcctTCACGTCTCGTCTAagtggctggaccgattttaataaaatttactatGGAGTTAGTTGATACCCTTTAATTACACATAtgctactttttagggttccgtagccaaatggcaaaaaacggaacccttatagattcgtcatgtctgtgtgtctgtctgtctgtctgtctgtctgtctgtccgtctgtatgtcacagtcacttttctccgaaactataggaactatactattgaaacttgctaagtagatgtaatctgtgaaccgctttaagattttgataaaaaaatggaaaaattataaaaaattttaggggtccccatagaatatagatacaactgaaacaaaaaaaaaatcatctaacctatgcgtgtggggtatctatggatagatctttaaaaatcatattgagctttctaatatcattttttttctaacctgaatagtttgcgagagagactctaataatatgtgtgtccccccccctctaacttctaaagtaggggtaaATGATaactctaaaaaaatatatgatgtacattactacaattACTTGAACTGAAATTCTCCATAGcatttaaacaaaaacattataaGATCACTCTGCAAAAATGGACGCATGtcgtataatgtatataaacacaccggcaaaattagaggaacataacaaaattttcaattttttttaaaattgttcactgatttttatatatttatttatttatttactaattgattattaaaaaataaattttatataattaaaaaataaattttatataaatttagggcataaaaacgtgaaaaatagaaaaaatcagcaaaaatcaaaaaattaagaaaatctttgaaatttcagtagtaactttttaagataaattctccatttttattaaagaaatgccatgttaaaagcgtgtaatgccttctatggatctcaagagggcctggatacgccattccatgcttgcattttaattgtcaatcatttcctgtgggatattctcctactcctccactagcgccaactcgagctcctggagacattttggagctggagttttaactcgtaccgttcacccattgatgtgccacacgtcttcaatcggatccacattcgtagaccacgctggcctctccacctggactacgccagcatcgtttaggtaataatgcccgattttcttactctatggacgcacataaaattgaaattactacctaaaactgtgtaaaaggcacaccatgcagttccaggatgtcggtgctatagccctgtactgtcaaagtaccatcatctataattatcagctccatgcgggctccaaatcatatgcaactccaaaccattacgaagcctgcatcataggccactgtttccggtaagtttgatggcctgtagctttccttatgatttatccacattatttatcgcctgtcaatgtcaatgtacacagaatttgctcccatcactgtacagcacaagatttcactcacttgtctaattttgatgttcacgcgcaaatcttagactggctcttcggtgtcctgtctcaagttttggtgcccttgctggcacttttgagtttaatgtaacttctttgaatcttcttcttactgtacaatcacttacacgttcatcttggacctgttccgacaggtttcgtgtctgcatagcagtttgaggtcgattttttaagttttgtttccttacaaaatggtcatcctgaaccattgtcacccgatatctgccttgttctcgtctccgaacgtaagatccagtctctctgaagcgttgaaagttacgatgaaccacggaagccgacacacctggcctgactgaccgaacggtaggtgtgacctttctatatcgtggttacagctttagctgtcgcagatgctgggaaatcactaattttgtatctaagcaatgtgttcttccaaaaaccaaacaatcaaatgagctgagcataccttgcaccccgctaaaacgccattcttatcaggaacacttacaacgtcaataatcgaaaaacacttattagggcataattgatataaaaatctgtcaacttgccagttttgttcaatattttatttcttgaatgagcttactcgtagaagctataaaaaaggctttcaggcagcccgacccacttgagttcaagttttggccctttttacctatgttccgccaattttgccagtgtgtgtattttAAACTAACATTTATAACATAACAAGCAGTTAtagcatttaaaatttattttaatttatcaacgaaaattggttcgaacgagatctagccagtagttttttttatacgtcatgaatggtaaaccttaatcttatatctttaaacgagcaattcttgtataattggaatctcggaatcggctccaacgatttttatgaaatttagtatatagggggtttcgggggcgataaatcgatctagctaggaatcatttctagaaaatgtcattttcatcggataccgagcaaagctcggtcaaacagctagttggTAAATAAAGatggtaggccccagtagcaacaacgttcggaaaatgtttgaaaaaaacttattctgaataaaattttttcactttgactttcattaaatcaactgaaatatgaaaataaatcaaaaaccgttatacgtgggagagccatgcttcggcacgaatgggccggctcgaccggataaataccacgttctcacagaaaaccggcgtgaaacagcgcttgcgctgtgtttcgccgggtgagtgagtttaccggaggcccaatcccctaacccctaccctattcccttccctaccctcaactattcccttcccttcccttccctaccctcccctattaccctattcccttttaaaaggccggcaacgcacttgcagctcttctgatgctgcgagtatccatgggcgacggaaattgctttccatcaggtgacccgtttgctcgtttgcccccttatttcataaaaaaaaaacctcataattctataaaaataaaccttattgctgctgcggaacccttcatgggcgagtccaactcgcacttggccggtttattTACAGTTAATAACACAATTTATTTTGCCTAATAAACAGCGGGAAACACCACGGGGCAcatatatatattgtttttttttcagaccCTGCAAGTAACGGTGCTATCTTCTGACACCTAAAGTCCCGAAGCAAAAACAGCTCAAAATGTTTTCAAGATGTCGTCAATCATGAGAAAGAAACCTAATGGACGATTGAGCAAATGAAATTCCATAAAATGTTGTTATGGCTCCTCCTTCTCTGGAAAATTCCATTTTACGTCTGCATCTACGAATCCAGAATTATTTTAGACAATTACAGAAAACCAAACAATTTGGTGTATCATAAATATACTGACACATTATTCTTCAGTCACACTATGAAATCTGGTGATGACTTTGAGATAATCGCTTATGATATGCAGAAGAATGCCACTGCAGTTCTAGAAGTTCCCGGAGGATATGCCATAGCATATGATAAAGGCAACGATGACATATATTTCGGCGGCCACGACGGCATATACAAATACAATTATATGTTAGAACAAGCAGAATTCTTCGGTGAAGACAAAAAGTCTATTTGGGGTATGTGTATAGGaacaaacttttattatatacagtatCCGAAGCAGCAGTTGTATGTATATAGGGATGATAAGTTTGTCCCTGTTGCCGAAGCTATAGGTATAGAGGTAGACAATTTCCTCGTGTCCAAACGTAGTGACATATACTATTCCAACAAAACAGCTACTTTTAAAGTAGACGCCAAAACAAGAGACACCGTAATTTTGAGTGATGAAGTGAAAGTAAGACAGATAGCTGATGACAACAATGGTGACGTATATTTCTGTGGAACTGGTGGCATATACACAGAGTATAAgccaaattataattttaataagataGTAGATATAGAAGATGTTTTTGGCTTAACTTTTGATgataataacaacataatatattctgaTGATAAGGCGATATATAGATTAGTGCCCATAACCTGATAGGGAAACTATAGTCAAATGTAGGAACTAGgcctagcggtcattgacttacTACTCTAGGAGAGATggtttgtttgttgttgttcCACAcggttaaatattttgttttgaactCTTATAAAGCCTCTCCCATACACATCGACCTGTAAATACTTGAcgtatttatttcataattttgtatgaaaaccgcaattaaaaatgaattagcAATGTAGTGGGTATTTTGCATAATCggtttgaaattattattttaaatatcaccgaaaggtattaaaaaaaaaatatcacagtatattatattataaattcattagaatacctattataattttaaacaattaacaGAATACGCTATTTTGCCTTAAACTAGTAAGGTCAATAACCGCTGCCTCCTCATTTTGACTATACAAAACAAAACATATTGTTTTCCATCCAACCCGATAGTTTACCAAACATACAATACAAACAATTTCATACAATTCAATATGTTTGATTATACCCTCATCAAATATAACATACAAGCTGTCATATACCTTAATTAGAGGGGAGTGGGATAATGGAGTCTGCATACGATAGTTGACATATAGTATGTGGACTTTATTAATTGTCTTGCGCCCTTTCTTTGACGGTAGTTTATTAGGGATCATTTGTAGTacagattttaatgaatattGTTTAGGGTTAGATTACACGGAGACGAAACGCAGCGAAGCGTAAGAGGCAATAGATTTGATATTTCAAGCGGTGGGcaaacattataaaatttaaattttcgcACCAAACATTtttacggaataaaaagtatgtcGCATTTCACGTTTCCAATTTGGCTTTAGGACATCATTGTATCCTCGTTTCGTTTCGTATTTTTTCGATGAAATCTGATAACGagctaattatatttaattaaaatattattttttaataatactaaaatGCAATGTACATCTTTTCAatccaacacaaaaagaaaagtgttgttttaacGTGTTTGTGTTCATCGTATTTCAACTGCTAAATGGATGAATCTAAAAATGTCCCTCTCTTAACTATAAATATtctgtaccatcgaggaaattgattcctaggcagttgacagaccaacgtcatttggtcggatcatgtcaattcaatgttacttgtgatctgtcggctgggtttgaagtaacgcgaccaaactacgtaggtccctccatctgcctaggaatcatctCCTCTGATACTCGTAGTATATTGTACCAAACAGTGCCTAGTCCTGAATTGTGCTATCGTTTGTCTGAAAGTTGAAGCGAAGGAAGTTTCAGTACATCTCCTCGCTCGGTTGGAGGATCTTTTTTTGAGGCTCCCAAGCATATTCCCTCTAGAGTCAATGGCaattggcaaaacaacgttacCGGGTCAGCTGGCATATTATAGATTCATGCGAAGCGCAGAAGCTAGTAAACAAGCAGTCTCCCAAACAAAGCGTCCTCCAAACAAAGGTGCCATTAAAACTGAATGGTCACGAAAGATaattctgtccgtctgtcacaaTATTTGAGTTATACTTGCTGTGATTAATCGTTTAAGTTGTTTGACATAATTGATCTATCTATTAGGTAGGTGTGTTCCGATATATAACCCAGTGTACCGGCCATTGTTCATGAAGtctaaaattaagaaataaactagctaaaagccgtgctttgtgagggctcgcgttgtCACacattgactgactgatgataacacatctacatataaaaaacctggtctgactgatgataacacatctatacttattaatataaagcggaagagtttgtttgtttgtttgtttgaacgcgctaatcccaggaactactgatccaatttgaaaaattatttcagtgttagatggcccatttattgaggaaggctataggctatattttatcatgctaaaactaatagtatacggttagtacacgaatgcttaacagcgttcaAATGGAGTGTATTAATGAATATTACCAATATTACTTAGTTCTTATTATGTcaatacgtcacacttgtctcacCATGTCATCAGTGGCACACCAGCACAATATGGCGGATACATGACATCACGAGAGCTGGACAGCTGCTGTATACTGGGTTTTATTTCGGAACTTAGCCTATGATTGAAGTAATGGTACAGTTACTCTCtcactaataaataaatttacttaAAGTACATTATAACTGTACAAGGTTCGCTGTGACCCTTCATTTCTTTTACCAATTCATGTTGAATTCTTGAAAATATAGCCCTtttttacctgaaacaaaaaaggGATAAAAATTAGGTTTTATATGAAGGACACACTTTTATCGGtacgatataatattacaaCATTCATGCTGATTTACTTACaaatacgaaagtgtatctgtatgtctgtttattCACGGATAAgccgctgaacggattttgatgaaacttggtatgcaTATACTTTGAGTTTTGGAAAAGGATAAAGGATGGTTTTGctgcgtaaaaatgtacggttctctcgCGATAAACGTTTATCTGCACAAACGGGCATAAAAAAGTAATTGTATAAAAACGCAGCTGCGTTTTGTCTCGTCTCGATATGAACTGACCCTTACAACCAATTTAGGCTAAGATACTTATCTAGTAATTCATCAATCGATTCAGGCCAATACCTAGACTGTTTGGACTACCTAGGCATTCAAATTAGACACTAATAGATACTATTAGTGCACCTGAACTGGAATACTATCTCTGTCACTCCTATGGATTAGAGAGAGAAAGAAAATAATAGAAACTTGAGTACTAATAGAGCAAGAGATAAATCCAAAATTGTTCGTCGTGTGTCTATTTTTTATCGCTTTTCATGATGTATGTTATATAATAGActgactccgttgcgccaatatttgtttatcacgcgggaaccgtacacttttccgggataaaaagtcctGTGTCGTTtaccgggacccaaagtatctccatacccaatttTAGCAACATCGGTTAATCGGTCcaggcgtgaagtggtaacacacagacactttcgcgtttatccatacttactgtaatattataaatgcgatagtatgtctatctgttaccctcttcagtcttcacgcccaaaccgctgaaccgattttgccgaaatttcgtatggagatactttgagtcccgggaaaggacatagtatactttttatcccggaaaaacgtacggttcccgcgcggtaaacgagttttagcacaacggagttgcgggcgtcatctagtaatattatattacttggggtgggttgcacccagggttgccagattttttttgtgccaagtcgggactttggaattttttgagtgaaaaagcgggattcttcagtgaaaagcgggacaaagttaaaaaaaggtataaaatcaaaagttttctgaagttttcatctttttatttgcgttagaataacgtttacgtgacaatagatagctaaagtagccaaagaaaatccacccctctacctcccacactcttatcttcattaggCACCTTTCTCTCTCAGCACGCTGCTCGTACGTTcaggctttccccgaaaagcgggactgagcctgtcccgcgcgggacattcaattgcgatgaaaaaatcgggacgtcccgccaaaatcgggacgtctggcaacgctggttgcaccagaggcgtggttaaagttatggtcaaagttatggttaaagttaaagctaactttaactttaaccttaactttgaccacagaatttgacagatgacaactGATCCGACAAGGCTGGTTGTCGGATCAGTTGACTGgctgctggtaaaagagaactgtcaaaaatggcgtttttgtatgatgacagcgttagttccttttttcgccacgtgcgtttaaagctacgaataataaaaactaaggaatcgtaactcccatactattaccgttgaaatttggttccttttgatctgtcatgtaacgtcagcctagtaccgctcaaggtcacctaaatattgcaaatgtattatggttaaatatggcatccATTTTTGACGTTAAActgagatttgacattttgcattgtagttaaagttaaagttataattaaagtaagttggtgcaacctacCCTAAGTATGTATTTGACGAGGTGAATGCTAATCGTCCAATTTCCCCGGGCGTACTAACTGCCAATCGATGGGGCCCGCGTCGCGGAATAATCGAAATTTTAAATGAGCTAAATCCGCCACTCGGCTGGGCAAACATTTGTGTTTGAATAATTGATGCCCCCCAAAAAATTTCGTCGCGATCCGCCCCTggattatgtatttatatatttatggaGTCTTAAGCCGGAGATTTATGGTGGTTATAaatttgtctatctgtctgtgggTTTGTCTGTGTCTAGTTCTTGTCGGGTGTGTTCCTAAGGTGGCAGTAGGcctttttttcttttagatgggaaaatgctttgcgcatccccggcggattagGGACaccggccggggtatgtgggactctccgaggaatgggcattgtccaaaaaaaatcacatgtactttttatattttttttcgttaaaataggatattttaagaatataaattaaataattttaaaattcattggctagatttttctcaataaatttttaaagtttcgctctgacgtcatcatcggcggccaataattgacctctgcagtatgttttttcctttcaattttatttataatgactggttcgtcaaatgcaagttctcattatgtgaaagctgatacgagaagcttaccaaaagttcgaaacgtaatgttggtcgaatttattgctaatttaacgccattgaaggtcaaacaaaggttaaacatatttgttcaaaaatataagtaactaatgggtatttttttcgtttatatacagaaaaacgatcactgaccttattcctcgaaatttttttgtaatgagcaaaattaaaaaaaaaaattgacaatccccattgcccactaaaaccccatgtgCTATAGTGCTCCACTTCCCGCTTAGGCATAGTCACGGGCAAGATTTACTCACCGCAAcaatatgacgacctctgtggctcagttagtgggctattggtagctcaagccgggggttgcgggttcgaatcccgccgacggaacaaaaaaattttcaaagttcctagatcctagatgtgtattaaatatgtgtatgatataataaaaatcttaaatatatgtatagtataaaagtattaatattaaatatatttccgttatctggtacccgtaacacaagtccttcaggtactaagcacggggccagactgacgtggtgtgaagcgtccatagatattattattatattattattattaagaaggTGGTAGTAGGGCTAACACAAGTCATGAGTGTAAGTATCTAaatacactaggccgaagttacgcggcgtaaattccgcattcAAAATAAGACGGAACGCGACGTAaaagtgtgtcatcggtaatttaaaatacattgcggacgtaattatgcggaaattccgccgcgtaacttcggcctagtgtgtttagacacaaagAGTGCAAAATACCacgaaatttcattaaaatagcttctattttaatgaaatttcgtATCTCAGAGACTTTGAATCCTGgaaaaagacaataatattattatagcttacGTTTGATTGTAACGAAGTATACCTAGgtatacacaatataataaactGTCGCAAAACATTATactacgacctctgtggctcagttggtgggctgttggtaggtcaacccgggggtcgcgggttcgaatcccgccgacggaacaaaaagttttaaaaagttcctgggtcatggatgtgtattaaatatgtgtaccatataataaaaatcttaaatgtatgtatagtataaaagtattaaatatatttctgttgtctggtaccattcaggtacttaacacggggccagactgacatggtgtgaagcgtccatagatattattctacgaataataaaaactaaggaatcgtaactcccatactattaccgttttaaatttggttccttttgatctgtcatgtaacgtcagcctagtaccgctcaaggtcacctaaatattgcaaatgtattgaaatgtgtacctaaggtacacttttttgacaagtattgtggagcatgatttttgacggagttacttttccttagttttaattattcgtagatattattattattatattatactagttgacgcccgcaactccggtacgccaacattcgtttatcgcgcgggaaccgtacatttctccgggataaaagcatcccatgtcctttgccgggactcgaaatatttcaatttccaaattttggacgtgaagaggttacagacagacacacacacttttgatttatttatatatataaaattcaaaggtgactgactgacatggtgatctatcaacgcacagcccaaaccactggaccgatcgggctgaaatttagcatgcaggtagatattatgacgtaggcatccgctaagaaaggattttgatcaattctacctctaaggggttaaaataggggataaaagtttgaaaataataacactttttaacgcgagcaaagccgcggccaaaagctagtattaaataaatgggACCTGACACCGTTAGGGGGACaaggaattaataaaaaatgggATAAGCAACTGTACTATAACTATAACATCATAATTATAGACTGTTGTCTGTAATTCCATGTTTCACGCCACGTGGAAAGTAGATGACATTGCAGATTTGATGGAAACCTCAAGTCATGGCGAACAAATTACGATATTTgacaattagttttttttattgtttgacaCAAACGattaaatgtagttttttttttctctctggATAGTCTAGGAAACttttttctattgttattaATGAATGTGTAGCTATCTTCTAATAAGGCTAATATAGAAAAATGATAATGTTAAATCCCTGtattaactaaatatttataataatttttgcatgcttcaaaagcagagtgtttgatactgtatataactataagatctttgtaaacaacattctttgcaaataaatgatgattatgattattatgattatgattactGTACTTCGCCACAGTCACACGTGGGagggaatgggccggcttgaccggagaaataccacgggctcggcgtgaaacagcgcttgcgctgtgtttcgccgactgagtgagtttaccggaggcccaatcccctaccctattcccttccctaccctcccctattcccttcccttccctaccctcccctattaccctattgcctcttaaaaggccggcaacgcacctgcagctcttctgatgctgcgagtgtccatgggcgacggaagttgctttccgtcaggtgacccgtttgctagtttgcccccttatttcattaataaaaaaaaggaaatagGGAGAGCGGGGAAGCGAGGCACAATTTTGTAGATTTAACGAAAATTTTATGtagttttaaccgacttccaaaaaacgaggaggttatatgttcggctgtggatttttttttgtagtcaGAATATATTTGGCAAATCCATGCCAAATATTTACTGACTACAAAAACTACATAACATTTTcgttaaatatacaaaattgtgCCTCGTTTCCCCGCTCTCGCTGTTTGCTTATCCCATTTATTTTGTatctaaaatacattttaaaacatttgtaTCGCGTCGCAGCGCTCCGGATTTTCGACGTTTTCCGGTAAAGAATCGACGGTGGAATCAAATTTAAACTGTACAGAGTTTACTCTCGTAAGACCTGGGACACAAGAGGAACTAAAATAATctaaagccgagctttgttagggctcgcgtcgtcacaccttgactgaccgatgataacacatctacatataaataaaaattactatgtttaagtacaaatcaataggcgtgatagtttttccgtaaagtgaaccacaaaatgtacaggttgtgggatatagcttcgctcgccctgataaaccCTGTACACTTATTTTCAGGTATAtaaggtttgggcgtgaagaggtaacagacggacagacaaaaacctttcagcatttataatatttatggatGTTAGAGTGTGTTCGTGAAGCGACAACTACTAAacgtattttaatagtaacagCGATTGAAAATGGAAGAGTAATTACTTCAACACGAATGAGCCGGTTCCGTCAagaccacggcctcacagaaatcCGATGTAAAACAGCGCTCATGTTGTCTTTCGCCAAGTGTAGTAACCGGAGGCCAAAATAGGGACTGATTACACCTGTGATACCTTTGGGACTGCAGTTTTATCATACCTAAACCACATCGAAACCATATCGAAactgcaatattttttttattttttatttattaaataagggggcagacgagcaaacgggtcacctgatggaaagcaacttccgtcgcccatggacactcgcagcatcagaagagctgcaagtgcgttgtcggccttttaagagggaatagggtaataggggagggtagggaagggaagggaagggaaaagttgagggtagggaagggaatagggtaggggttaggggattgggcctccggtaaactcactcactcggcgaaacacagcgcaagcgctgtttcacgccggttttctgtgagaaagtggtatttatccggtcgagcgggcccattcgtgccgaagcatggctctcccacgtataaaaatatacagaatcaacctaaaagttaaaatatattgaGCCCATTGTACCTACAACCTGTTCTGTATATTCTGACTGCACAAcatataacaacataatatagtatagagcagggcttcccaaacttatttgtactgtgacgccctagggactttgccatttcttgACGACGCTACTGAACTCAGCccccccaaaaatactttccaATTTTAGAACTAGcttacatacatataaaaacACTCTttggacatttttatttttatgtgtaaataatgaccaaatcaaaacataagcataaaaaatatatttttgaaataagtatattaaaccCGGCAAGGCTAATGTGTAGgatgcgcttgcttttctgagcatagtTTCTGAAAGCGGGGATGCTGCCCGGGATGTATGAATGATAAAATGCGCGCGGCGCTCACTCGATTTGGTTatgttgacatgcgacgcccctgggacaatgtcgcgacgccccggggcgtcgcgacgcacagtttgggaagccctggtatagaggtattatattattttgcgtTTTCGGTGATACAGTGTCTGTAGTCTGCAGAAATGGGGAACTCTTGGGAAATAAACTTTTA encodes:
- the LOC121737809 gene encoding ommochrome-binding protein-like, producing the protein MKFHKMLLWLLLLWKIPFYVCIYESRIILDNYRKPNNLVYHKYTDTLFFSHTMKSGDDFEIIAYDMQKNATAVLEVPGGYAIAYDKGNDDIYFGGHDGIYKYNYMLEQAEFFGEDKKSIWGMCIGTNFYYIQYPKQQLYVYRDDKFVPVAEAIGIEVDNFLVSKRSDIYYSNKTATFKVDAKTRDTVILSDEVKVRQIADDNNGDVYFCGTGGIYTEYKPNYNFNKIVDIEDVFGLTFDDNNNIIYSDDKAIYRLVPIT